GCTGTGAGGCAGGAGACGGGCCCGTAGACGCAgccgggaggaagagctgggcctggagaggacaccgggaggctgcagctgggtctggagaggccgacttgaggaggtgctgggcctggagaggccgccaaagGGGACAAACCGGGCCCGGGAAGGCCGTCGTGAGGAGCCAGCTGGGCTGAAAGAGGCCgtcgggaggcaggagctgggcctgtcgAAGCCGCCGGAAGGCAGGCGCGTCGGACTGGGGTGGGGCCGCAGGGAGgccaagagcagggcatgtagaCTCCGCTGTGAGGCAGAGCCTGGGCCTGTCTACGGGCCctcgggaggcaggaggctgggcctggggaggccgACCGGAGGTCGAGCTCTGGGCCTGAAGAGGCCGCCAAAAGTTCAACGCGGGGCCTGGGAGGGCCCCGGGAGGCGTGAGCAGGGCTGGGCCTAAAGAGGtcactgggaggcaggaggagctgggcctggagaggccgactggagaaAGTTGTGCACCTGGAGAGGCCGCCCAGAGGCAAGAGctgggccgggggaggccgacTGGAGGACGACTTGGGCCCGCAGAGGCcggcgggaggcaggagctggccctGGAGAGGCCCACTGGAGGACGacttgggcctgcagaggccgccgggaggaagagctgggccgggagaggccgactggagcaCGTTCAGGGCCTGGCGAGGATGGAAAGGAGCAAACACCAGGCCTGGAAAGGCCGCCGTGGAGGCAGGAGCTTGGCCTACGCAGgccactgggaggcaggagctgggcctgcagaggccgccgaAGGGCAGGAGCCTGGCCCGAGGAGGCCACGGCGAGGCAAcaggtgggcctggagggcccaCTGCGAGGTCGAGGCTGGGCCGGGtgaggccgccaacaggcaggggctgggcctggggaggccACGAGAGGCACGAGCTCGGCCTCCACAgcccagcgtgagggaggacctcggCCCACacaggccagtgtgaggcaggagcTCACACCGCTGGGCGGGTTGCGAGAGGCATGAGTCGGGCCGAAACAGGCCACCATCAGGGAGGAGTTGGGCCTGtcgaggctgccgggaggcaggcagGAACCTGGCCCCGGGAAGCCGCCGTGAGGCCAGGCGAGATCCGGGCCCggagaggcccctgggaggcaGGAGCGGGGCCTGCAGGGGCTGTTCTCCAGCCAGGGCTGCGTCTGCGCAGGCCACCGGGAGGCAGAAGGCAGGCCTGCAGAGCTTCGGCTGGAGAAAGGGCTGGGCCCACAAAGGCTGGCGGGAGCCGGGCAGGAGCTGAGCTCAAAGAGGTTGTTTGCTTTTCGTgggaggcaggagttgggcctgTCGACGCAGCCAGGAGGACCAGGAAGAGTTGGGCCCGGAGGGGCCGCCATGAGGGAGGTAGAGGCTCGGCCTCTAGAGGCCgacgggaggcaggagctggccctGGAGGGGCCCACTCGAGGACGTGCTGCGCCCGGAGAGGCCGCCGGGAGGCCGGACCTGGGCCCAGGGAGGCCGGCTTCACGACGAGTTGGCCCCACAGGGGTCGTCGCGAAGCCCAAGCTGGGCCAAGAGGAGCCCAATGGAGGAAGTCTGGGGGACCGGAGACACCGTCGGAGGGCGAGGAGTTGAGCCCGGAGAGGCCACCGTcgagggctgagctgggctgggagacCTTGGCTCGAGGAAATTTTGGGCCGACAAAGGccgccaggagctgggcaggagctgagtcCAAAGAGGCTGCTGTGAGGCAGGAGCCGGGCCCATAGACGCAGCCGGGTGGAAGAGATGGGCCTGGAGAGGACGCCGGGAGGCTGCagctgggtctggagaggccaACTTGAGGAGTTACTgcgcctggagaggccgccaaaaGGGACGAACTGGGCCTGGAACGGCCGTCATGAGGAATGAGCTGGGCCTGAAGAGGCCATCGGGAGGCAGAAGCTGGGCCTGTCGAGGTCTCTGGGAGGCAGGCTGGAACTTGGCCCTGGGAAGCCGCTGTGAGGCGAGAGCTGTGTCTGAGAAGTCCCTGGGAGGCAAAAGCGGGGTCTGTAGGTGTTGTTCGGCAGCCAGAGTTGCATCCGTTCAGGCCCCCTGTAGGTATAAGTTGGGCCTACAGAGGTTTGGCGGAAGAAAAGTTTGTTCCTGCAGATCCTTGTCTTGAGAAAGGCTTGTGCCTACAAAGGCTGGCATTATCGGGGTAGTATCTTAGCCCAGAGACGTCTGCTGTGGGTGGTAGGTTGGCTTGTTGATGCAAACACGAGAAACACCTGGGCCTGGAGAGGTCGCCACGCACAAGAAAGAGTCTTGGCCTCTAGATGCCGACGGGATTCAGGAGCTGGTACCGGATGGGCCCACTTGAGAACATGTTGCACCTggagaggctgccgggaggcTGGATCCTGGCGTGGAGAGGCGGACTTCAGGACGCTTTGGGCCAGCAGAGGCTGTCAAGATGCCCAATCTGGGATTAGAGAAGCCGAATGGATGAAGTTTGAGGGCCTGAAGACCCGCATTGGAGGGCAGGAGCTGAGTCTGGCGAGGCCTCCGTGAGGCATGAGGTGGGCCGGGAAAGCTTTGTTTGAGGAAGTTTTGGGCCTACAATGACTGCTAGGAGCTGAGTAGGAGCTGAGTCTGAAGAGGGTGCTGTGAGGCAGCAGTTGTGCCTGTAGATGCAGCTGGGGGGAACAGCTGGGCCTGGAGAAGAGGCCGGGAGGCTCCagctgggtctggagaggcctACTTGAGGAGGTTCTGGTCGTGGAGAGGCCGCCAAAAGGGACAAAGTGGGCCTGGAAAGGCCCTTGTGAGGAGTGAGCTGGGTCTAAAGCGGCCATCAAGAGGCAGGAGCTGGTCCTGGAGAGGCTGATTTGAGGAAGTTTTGCTCCTGGAGAGGTCACTGAGAGGCAAGAGCTCCTCCTGGAGAGACGGACTTCAGGAAAATTTGGGCCTGCAGCCGCCACGTGGATGCAGGAGGCTAGCCCTGCAGAAGCTGAGATGAGCACCACTATTTCAGCCTGCAGAGGTCGCTGGAAGGAAGAGCTTCGCCTGTAGAGATCGACTGGAGGAAGTTCAGGGCCAGTAGAGGATGCAAAGAAGCCAACGCTACGCTTGTACAGGCCGCCGTGAGGCATGAGGTTGCCCTACAGAGGCCACTGGGATGGAGGAGCTGAGCCTGTAGAGGCTGACTTCAGGGCGATTTGGGCTGCAGAGGCTGTTCAGAGGAAGAGCGTGGCCTGGACATGCCGACTACAGGAAGCTGTGGGCCTGGAGCGGATGTCAAAAAGCAAAGGCCGCCGAGAGGCCTGAGCCTGGCCTATAGAGGACATTGGGAGGGAGGAGCTGGACCTGTAGAGGCTCCTGAAAAGCAGGAGTTTGGCCTCAGGAGGCCACGATGAGGCAAGTGGTGGGCCTGGAGGGTCCACTGTGAGGTAGAGTGTAGGCCTGTGTATGCCGATGTGAGGCAAGAATTGGGCTGGGAGGAGCCGTCTTTGGACAATttgggcctgcagaggctgcCAGGAGGCAAGAGCTGTGCCTGGAGATTCCGCCTTTTCACATGAGCTGGGCCTAAAGGGGCCATTGTGAAGCAGCACCTGGACTTGTCGTTGActgctgggaggcaggcagatttGTGGCCTGGGTAGGCCGCCATGAGGCAAATGCTCAGTTTTCGGAGGATGCCGTGATGCAGGCAGAAACTCAGCTTTCAGAAGCTGCCGTGAGGGAATATTTGGTCCTGTCGAGGCTGCCGGGAGCCTGAAGGTGGGCCTGGAAAGCTTGACTTTAAGAATTCTGtggcctacagaggctgccagcAACTTGGCAGGAGTTGGGCCAAAAGAGGTTGTTGTGAGGCAGGAAATGGGCCCATTGACGCAGCCGGGAGGATGAGCTCATCCTGGAGATGCCAAATTGAGGACATTCTGGAGAGGCTGCAAAAGGCAAAAGCTGTGCCTGGAAAAGTCACCATGGGGCATAAGCTTGGCCTAAAGAGGCCTTtcagaggcaggagctgggcctgtagAGGTTGCTGAAAGGCAGCTGCTTGTTCTGAGGATGCTACAGTGAGACATGAGCTGGATCTGAAGGTTCCActgtgaggcagaggctgggcctgtAGAGGCCAACAGAAGGTAGGAGCTAGGCCTGAAATGGCTGATTTGAGTAAGTTTGCAGCTCTGAGAGTCCACAGGAGGCAGGAACTGGGCCTGGATAGGCGACGACAGGCATGAGTTGGGCCTAAACAGCCCAGTGTGAGGGAGGACGTGTGCCTGTTGAGGCTGCTGCCAGGCAGGCAGAAACTTGGCCTGGGGCAGCTGCCATGAGgcaagagctgggcctggagaggctccTGGGATGCAAGAGCAGGCCCTGCAAAGATTGTTCTCAAGTCAAAGTTGGGCCTGAACATGCCACTGGGAAGCAAGTAGGCCTGGAGAGTTTGACTTGAGGAAGTTTTGGGCCTACCGCAGCTGCCATGAGCTGTGCAGGAACTGGGCCAAAAGAGGTTGTTGTGAGGCAGCAGACTCAGCCACGAGGAAGAGCTGAGCCTAGAGAAGCCAccctgaggcagaggctgggcctgtAGAGGCCAATAGGAGGCAGGAACTGAGCCTGCAGAGGCCAACTTAAGGAGCCTTTGGGCCTTCAGAGGCTGCCAGGaggcagtagctgggactagagaggCTGAATTAAGGAAGTTTTAGGCCTGGAGATGACATCCCAGggaaggagctgggcctggagaggccaccatgAGGCATGAGCTGGGTGTAGAGGCCAGTGTGAGATAGGACCTGGGCCTGTCCAGGCTGCTGGGAGACAGGCAGGAACCTGACCAGGGGAAGGTTGCCATGAGACAAAAGTTGGGCCTGGTAACGCCCTTGTGACTCATAAGCTTGGCCTAAGAAGGCCACCGAGTGGCAGGAGCTGGGTGTGTAGAGGCTGCTGAAAGACAGGAGCTTGGCTTGGGGGGGGCGCCGCAGTGAGGCAGATATTGGGCCTGAAGAATCTGCTGTGAGGCCgatgggaggcaggagctgggcctggagaggccaccaagatgcaggagctgggcctggagaggctgccAATAAGCATGAGCTGGGCCTAAAGAAGCCAGTGTGAGGCAAGAGATTAGCCTGGAGAGGCCAACTTGAGGAAGATTTTGGCCTGGAAAGCCTGTCAGGgacaggagctgggcctggagaggccaccgtgaggcatgagctgggcccaatGACAACAATGTGAGGCAGGAACTGGGCCTGTCGAGGCTGCTGGAAGGCAGGCAGGAACTTGGCCAGGGATGATCTCCGTGAGGCAAGAGctgagcctggagaggccacTGTCACGCAGGAGCTGGCCCTGTTCAGGCCACCGGGAGACAGAAGTGTGTGCTGGAGAACTTGATGTGAGGAAGTTTTGGGCCTACAAAGGCCACCAGGAGCTGAGCAGGAGCTGAGTGGAAACACATTGTTGTGAGGCAGGAGGTGGGCCTGGAGATGCAgccaggaggaagagctgggcctggagaggcccacttgaggaagttctgggcctggagaggctgccAAAAGGCAAAAGCTGGGCCGGAATGGCCACTGTGAGGCATAAGCTTGGTCTAGAGAGGTCATTGGGAGGCAAGAGCTGGGCCTGTAGAGGCTGCTGAAAGGCAGCAGATTGGCATGGGGGGCTGCggtgaggcagaggctgggcctggagagtctgctgtgaggcagaggttgagccTGTAGAGGCAGGAGTTGGACCTGGAATGGCAGACTTGAGAACGTTCTTGGTCTGGAGAAGCCACCAGGATGCAGGACCtaggcctggagaggccaccgagAGGCATGAGCCATGCCTAAAGAGGCCAGTGTTAGGCAGGAGCTCTGCCTGAAGAGGCCGACTTGAAGTTTTGGGCATGGACAGCCTGTTggggggcaggagctgggcctggagaagcCACCGTGAGGCATAAGCTGGCACTAATGACGTTAGTGTGAGGCAGGATCTGGGCCTATCAAGGCTGCCAGGAGGCAGGTAGGAAACTGTTAAGTGAAGACCTCCGTGAGGCaaaagctgggcctggagagtCTGCTGGGAGGTAACAGCTGGCCCTGGAGAGGCCATTGTCacgcaggagctgggcctggagaggccattTTCACACAGGAGCTGGGCCTGTCCAGGACATTGAGAGGCAGAAAGTGGGCCTGGAAAGCTTGACTTGAGGCAGTTTTGGGCCTACAAAGGCCActaggagctgggcaggagctgagccaaaagAGGTTGTTGTGAGGCAGAAGTTGGGCCTCCAGGCACAGCCAGAAGAAAGAGCTCGGCTTGTAGAGGCCACCTGGAGGCAGCAGCTGGGCCTGGGAGACTGACagaaggcaggagctgggccttgaGGGGCCGACTTGTGGACATTTTGGGCCTGGATAGGCCACccagaggcaggagctgggactaAACAGGCTGTTTTAacgcaggagctgggcttgtacaggctgccgggaggcagaaGGTGAGCCTCAAGACACCACTGTAAAACAGGAGCTGGGTCTTGGAGGGTggctgtgaggcaaaagctggcccttgggaggctgatgagaggcaggagctgggcctggtgagGTCAATTTGAgaaagttctgggcctggagagaaggctgggaggcaggagctgggcctaaAGAGGCCGTTGTAATGATGGAGCCACGCCTGTGGAGGCTGCCGTGAGGCAGTAGCCTCATCTGCAGAGACTGTCGTGAGGTAGGGTATGGGACTAAATAGGACATTGGGTGCCATGAGCTTGGTCTGTAGAGGCTGACTGGAGAAAGTTCTAGGCCTGAAGAGGctgctgggaggcaggagctgggccaaAAGAGTcaaacacattacatttattagGTACTTTATTTCCCCTATTATGTTGTAAGATATAATGAAATCATAGAATTCACCATAATGTAGCATCAGTGGCTGTGTTAAGCCTGTTTTCCTGTGACTAGATGGTCCCATCCTCTGAGCATGATGGGAGaaagtgacagatcatcaggcattagattctcatagggacAGCGCAACCTAGATCTCTCACATGCACGGTTCACAAATAGGGTGtgagctcctatgagaatctaatgctgctgctgatctgagagaaggcggagctcaggcagaaATGTGAACaaaggggagtggctgtaaatacagatgaagcttccctCACTCgacaccactcacctcctgctgtgtggctcctTACAGCTCCATGgctcaggggttggggacccctgctcaaGTGCATCCAAAAGGACCCTTCCCACACCACTCTTCATAGTGGTCAAGTGCAGCAACCACTTAACTCCCAAGGCATGTGCCTCAGCTGGCATTTCATCACAATCAACAGTAAGTGGTAGCTTGAGTCATTGTGAGGTCACTTCCTGGAAATCACCAGCATCCCATTTCCCATTGGCAAGGAGCTCAGCACTGCCCCTTGGATAACCAAACCTATGCCCAAATCCCATCTGTGTGGGTTTATCTCCTGGGACCCTTCCTAGCATATTAGTCAGAGTCCAATCAGGAGACATAAACCACTCAAAAGTTTAAAGTGGTAAAATTTAATACAGAGAATTATTCATTATAACGGGGAACAGCACAATGAGAGATTGGCTAGCACAAACTAAAGAGAACTCTAGAAAATAAAAGACTAGTACAGGCCAGACATCacggctcatgcctgaaattccagcaatTTCAGAAGCCaacgcaggaggattgcttgaggccaggagctagagaccggcctggacagcacagcaagaccctgtctctatccaaaaaaagaaaaaaattagctgggagtgctggtgcacacttgcagtcccagctactcgggaagctgacaTGGGAGGGTAGTttgagcatgggaggtcaaggctgcggtgagtcaTGATTATGCCATTACAGTcatcaagcctgggtgacacagcaagaccctgtctcaaagaacaaaacaacaacaaccatttACAGACAGAAAGGAAATAGAGCTAATAAGCTATGgaaagatgttaaaatgtgacAAATAAAGTAACA
This window of the Pongo abelii isolate AG06213 chromosome 6, NHGRI_mPonAbe1-v2.0_pri, whole genome shotgun sequence genome carries:
- the LOC129060654 gene encoding putative uncharacterized protein FLJ44672, producing MTSLDQAYASQWPFRPSFCLLAASPGPELPQVGLSRPSSSSWLHLQAHLLPHNNVFPLSSCSAPGGLCRPKTSSHQVLQHTLLSPGGLNRASSCVTVASPGSALASRRSSLAKFLPAFQQPRQAQFLPHIVVIGPSSCLTVASPGPAPVPDRLSRPKSSSSWPLQANLLPHTGFFRPSSCLLAASPGPAPASWWPLQAQLLPPIGLTADSSGPISASLRRPPQAKLLSFSSLYTPSSCHSVAFLGQAYESQGRYQAQLLSHGNLPLVRFLPVSQQPGQAQVLSHTGLYTQLMPHGGLSRPSSFPGMSSPGLKLP